The Sesamum indicum cultivar Zhongzhi No. 13 linkage group LG2, S_indicum_v1.0, whole genome shotgun sequence genome contains a region encoding:
- the LOC105156188 gene encoding SEC14 cytosolic factor has translation MDQNQELAVAQLRESVQKLGGSTERCGDLTLMRFLIARSMDIEKAAKMFVQWQKWRASFVPLNYIAESEIPDELSAEKIYLQGPSRKGFPVMLVKVNKHFPAKDQLQFKKFVVYILDKTIASGFRGKEIGNEKLIGILDLQQLSYKNVDARGLITGFQFLQAYYPERLAKCYLLHMPGFFVRVWRFVSRFLEKATLEKIVIVTSEEETREFKRDVGEDALPEEYGGKAKLMLLQDVVLTPLDD, from the exons ATGGACCAGAATCAAGAATTGGCAGTAGCCCAGTTGAGGGAATCAGTTCAGAAGCTTGGTGGTTCCACTGAG AGGTGTGGAGACCTTACGCTGATGAGATTCTTGATTGCAAGATCAATGGACATAGAGAAGGCAGCAAAAATGTTTGTGCAGTGGCAGAAATGGAGGGCTAGTTTTGTGCCCCTTAATTACATCGCTGAATCTGAAATTCCAGATGAATTAAGTGCAGAGAAAATCTATTTGCAGGGCCCATCAAGAAAAGGGTTCCCAGTGATGTTAGTCAAAGTGAACAAGCATTTTCCAGCCAAGGATCAGCTTCAATTCAAGA AATTTGTGGTATATATACTGGACAAAACCATTGCAAG TGGTTTTAGAGGCAAGGAAATAGGCAACGAGAAGTTGATTGGCATTCTTGATCTGCAACAACTGTCCTACAAAAACGTCGATGCCCGAGGTCTAATCACTGGTTTTCAGTTCTTGCAA GCATATTACCCAGAGCGCTTAGCCAAGTGTTACCTGCTACACATGCCCGGTTTTTTCGTGCGTGTTTGGAGATTCGTTTCACGCTTCCTTGAGAAAGCTACTTTGGAAAAG ATTGTGATCGTGACGAGTGAGGAGGAAACAAGAGAATTCAAGAGGGATGTCGGTGAAGATGCATTGCCGGAAGAGTATGGTGGGAAAGCCAAACTGATGCTTCTTCAGGATGTCGTGCTAACACCGTTGGATGACTGA
- the LOC105156189 gene encoding two-component response regulator ORR21 — protein MACTSGGMSDVAPVPEQFPVGLRVLVVDDDVICLRVLEQMLRKCMYKVTSCSQATVALNLLRERKGCFDIVLSDVHMPDMDGFKLLELVGLEMDLPVIMMSADGRTNLVMRGIRHGACDYLIKPIRDEELKNIWQHVVRKKWNEIKEHDYSGSMEDHDRQKRAINDAEYASSVNEGADEVLKTQKKRRESKDEDETELENDDPATTKKPRVVWSVELHQQFVSAVNQLGIDKAVPKRILELMNVPGLTRENVASHLQKFRLYLKRLSGVAQQQGGLPSTYCGPVEQNIKLASLGRFDIQALAASGQLPPQTLAALHAELLSRPPGNLVLPALDQRTLLHSSIQGSKCVPVDQNVAYGQPLIKCSSNIAKQTSQPVMSNEDGLSEFEAWSSKNLGDMVPACNFGTVVETNSNMLISFIQQQQQKQSVIPEPSRSINVQPSCLVVPSQSSPNFQTGNSPVSVNQNCGFRNLAMDYNNPLLQSNNSSGSGQNMEVECKPVPMHSEFGTAGSVSSASSCSKNIQDSACQRVPSSPSTISVVMQVPSMNRVQSSHSGKPDLVQVSTRNPVYVGKGPSIPSRFAVDEHELPLSNIGQVKLYAENNGNKVKQEPNDLTENVRVGIPVRQTFPQMI, from the exons TTACGAGTTGTTCTCAAGCTACAGTTGCTTTGAACTTATTACGGGAAAGGAAAGGCTGTTTCGACATAGTACTGAGCGATGTTCACATGCCTGATATGGATGGCTTCAAACTTCTTGAGCTAGTTGGATTGGAAATGGACCTTCCTGTTATAA TGATGTCAGCTGACGGGAGAACTAATCTTGTCATGAGAGGAATAAGACATGGAGCCTGTGATTACCTAATTAAGCCTATAAGAGATGaggaattgaaaaatatttggcaGCATGTTGTTAGGAAAAAGTGGAATGAAATTAAAGAACATGATTACTCAGGTAGTATGGAAGACCATGATCGTCAAAAACGAGCAATCAATGATGCTGAATATGCTTCGTCTGTGAACGAAGGGGCAGATGAGGTACTCAAAAcgcaaaagaaaagaagagaatctAAAGATGAAGATGAGACAGAACTGGAAAATGATGACCCTGCCACAACAAAGAAGCCTCGTGTGGTCTGGTCAGTAGAGCTCCACCAGCAATTTGTTAGCGCTGTAAATCAACTTGGGATTGATA AGGCTGTACCTAAGCGGATTCTTGAATTGATGAATGTTCCGGGATTAACAAGGGAGAATGTGGCTAGTCACTTGCAG AAGTTTAGACTGTACCTAAAGAGGTTGAGTGGGGTAGCTCAACAACAGGGTGGCCTTCCTTCTACTTATTGTGGACCAGTGGAGCAGAATATCAAATTAGCTTCCCTGGGAAGATTTGACATTCAAGCATTGGCAGCTTCTGGCCAACTTCCCCCACAAACTTTGGCAGCTCTACATGCTGAGCTTTTATCTCGACCTCCAGGAAACTTAGTTTTGCCAGCACTTGATCAGAGAACTCTATTGCATTCATCTATTCAGGGATCTAAATGTGTTCCTGTGGATCAGAATGTTGCTTATGGTCAACCTCTGATTAAATGCTCATCCAACATTGCTAAACAAACTTCTCAGCCTGTCATGTCCAATGAGGATGGTCTCTCAGAATTTGAAGCCTGGTCATCAAAGAACCTTGGTGATATGGTACCGGCCTGCAATTTTGGCACTGTAGTTGAAACAAACAGTAATATGTTGATAAGTTTCATACAGCAACAACAGCAGAAACAATCTGTAATACCAGAACCAAGTCGTTCAATTAATGTGCAGCCTTCTTGCTTGGTGGTTCCATCTCAGTCTTCACCCAATTTTCAAACAGGAAATAGTCCTGTTTCTGTCAATCAGAACTGTGGCTTTAGAAATCTTGCAATGGATTACAACAATCCCTTACTTCAATCAAATAATTCATCAGGTTCTGGGCAAAACATGGAAGTAGAATGTAAACCAGTGCCCATGCATTCTGAGTTTGGCACTGCAGGTTCTGTTTCATCTGCATCATCATgctcaaaaaatatacaagacAGTGCTTGCCAACGAGTTCCAAGCTCGCCCTCTACAATCAGTGTTGTCATGCAGGTTCCTAGCATGAACCGTGTGCAAAGTTCTCACAGTGGGAAACCAGACCTGGTGCAAGTATCAACTAGAAATCCTGTATATGTTGGTAAAGGACCATCCATACCTAGCCGTTTTGCTGTGGATGAACACGAGTTGCCATTGAGCAACATAGGTCAAGTGAAACTATATGCTGAGAATAATGGTAACAAAGTGAAGCAGGAGCCAAATGATTTAACAGAAAATGTAAGAGTGGGCATCCCAGTGCGGCAGACCTTCCCCCAAATGATCTAA